In the genome of Natronomonas salina, the window CGGCGGCCGTCGACGAGAAGATCGACGAACTCGCGTCCGACCACCTCCCGTTCGACCACGAGCGGCTCTACTCGACGGGGACGTTGAAGCAGACGGGCGCGCGCTACGAGGACATCGTCGGCGGGGAGTAGCTCGTCGGCGGGAGAGTACCGAAGGAACGGAATCGCGACGGGTGGAACGGAAGAGAAGTACGCTGCGGAGTAGAGAGGGGTTCGACCAGCCGGGAGTGGCGGCGGACCGGACGCGCCGTCAGTCCTCGGCGGCGACGAAGACGACCGGCCCGACGACAGCGAGCCCGACGCCCAAGTACAGCATCCAGACGGGCATCGTGGTGCTGGGCGTGAGGACGAAGAGCACACCGAACAGCGACAGCTGGAGACCGAGCACCTTCATCGAGCGGTTGACGGCGAACCCGCCGACGACCGCCAGCAGGAAGACGAGAAGGAGCGCGTGGCCCACGGTGTAACTCCTCAGGAAGTCGTCGATGATTTGCAACGGGATCTCGAACATCCTTGTGGGCTATCGCGGTGTTTCGGTCTTAATGGTTCCGTTAGGAGTCCGCTGCCCCCGTGAAGTCGATGTGGCGAAGCCAGACGAGCCAGACCACCACCATCGCGGTGGCGTAGCAGACGACCCAGAAGAACGCTCCGAGCGCCGGGTACCCGGCGTTGTTCAGCACTCCGTCGCCGATGCCGGCGAGGGAGACGGTGCCCGCGACGAGCAGGACCCCCGCTACCCACTGGGGGAGCTTCGAGTCGGTCACGGTCGAGGACATATCCGCTGGTACGGTTTGGACGGTTTCGAGTGTTCCGGTTCGGGCGTCGACGGGGCCCCTCGCACGGCCGCTAGCCGTCGAGGTCCTTCAGCGACTCCATCTGGTCGATCAGGTCGTCGAGCCCGTCGTTGATCTCCCGGACCCGCTCTTCGACGTCGTCCGTCGCGACGGCGCCGTCCGGCGTCGGCTCGATCAGCCCGTCGTTCTCCAGCATCCGGAGGGAGTACCGAGCCTTGTGCTCGTCGATGTCCGTCTCCCGGGCGATGCGGGTGATGCCGATCGGCTGGTGCTCCAGGACGGCCTCCAACACCTGGAGGTCCCGTTCCTCCTTCCCCAACTGTCTCGCCAGCCGCGCTATCATTCGTCAGCAGGTTCCCGCGCCACGTGCAAAACCCTACCGGAGTCACGGCCGACTGCCGGAATCCCGTCGGTTATCCGGCGGAATCCGCGCCGTCCGCGACCGACGAGAGGACGTCCCGGAGCCACGGCGCCTCGCGGCACTCCCCGAACGGCGTCGGGTCGTCGGGGTCGTCGCTCCGTTCGCCGAGGGCGTGCTCGTACCAGGCGACGTCGTGCCACTCGCCGAGTTTGTACCCGACTTCCGGGAACAGCGCGACCCGCTCGAAGCCGAACGACTCGTGGAAGCCCACGCTCTCGGGGTTCGGCACCGTGACGACGCCGTAGGCGCTCTCGAAGCCCTGTTGCTCGAGGGTCGCCAGGAGCGCGCGGTACAGCGCCGAGCCGACGCCCGAGCCGCGGTCCTCGCCGTCGACGTACACCGATAGCTCGGCGCTCCAGCGGTAGGCGGGCCGGTCGCGGAGCTTGCTCGCGTACGCGTAGCCAACGACCCGGCCGTCGCGTTCGGCGACGAACCAGGGGAACGTCTCGAGCTTCGTCTCGATGCGGTCCGACACGTCCGCCGCGTCCGGCGGCGCCTCCTCGAAGGTGACCGCCGTCTCCTCGACGTACGGGCGGTAGATGTCGGCGACCGCCGCCGCGTCGTCGGGCGCGGCCACGCGGAGTCGAAGGTCGCTCATACCGGGTGGGCAGGCCCGGAAGGCAAAGCGGTGACGGAGTCACGACGACCGGGCGACGACCGCCCCCGCGGCTCGGTCGCCGTCCCGCGGCCAATCCTTTAAGCGGGGGAGCGACCCAGACCAACCATGACCCTCGACCCGGTGCACTTCGACGGCATCGCCCAGATGGCGGGCCGCATCAGCCAGCGCGTCGACGCCACCGACCATGAGGCCTTCGCCGACACGGTGTTCGAGGAGTTCCTGGACCCGCTGTGGTACGACGGCCGCCGCGTCGTCGAGCCCCTCGGCGAACTGCGGCGCCGCCGAGTCGACCTCGAGGACGCGGCGCTGCAGGAGGCGCCGTTCCCCACCCAGCACGGCCTGGACTCCGGGACCATCAACCCGACGACGTTCACGAACGGCCTCGTCCTCGACGTGGCACAGGCGGCGATGGCCGCCGTCCCCTCGGACCTGGACCTCCACCGCGGGCGGACCGTCGTCGCCACCGTCCACTCCAACGACGCGACCGTCGACTGCGAAGAGGAGGACTGGACCGTCTTCGACGGGGGCTACTCCCGCGGCCGGATCCTCCAGGCGCCGCACGTCAACCGCTACGAGGAGGCCGTCGTCCACGCGCTCTCCCTCTATCTCGCGGAGGTCGAACACGCCCGGACCAACGCCGACGTGGTCGACGACCTGCTGATCCTCGACGGGCCCATCTACCCGAAGGGCCTGCTCGCGTGGTCGGACCGCCACCCGGAGCTGGCGGACCTGCTCGTCGAGGAGGAGCGCCCGCGGGACGTGGTCGCCGGCTACATCGACCTCGTGGAGACCTTCGCCGACCGCGGCGTCCCGCTCGTCGGCTTCGTGAAGAACAGCGCCTCGAAGGCCATCACCCGCGCCGTCCGGAACAAGGAGCGGGCGCCCTGGGTGAACGACGCCGCGTTCTTCCGGCGCGTCCTCGAGCGGACCGACGACGAGGACGAGCGGCTGACCGACCACCTGACGTTCACCAACTGGTTCGTCTCCCGGTGCGGCGTCGACGAGCCGCTGTCGATCGACGGCGACGCGCTCGGCATCGACCGCGAGCGCGACCCCGAGGACTACGAGGTGACGTTCTGCTGTATCTACGACCCCCGCGACGACCTGGTGTTCCGCGTCGAGGCGCCGGCGGTGTTCACCCGCGACGCGGAGCTGCGGGAGGCCCTGACGATGCAGCTGCTCCGGGACGTCGCCCACGAGCGCGGCCCGCCGCTGGCCGTCGAGAAGGCCGACGAGCTGGCGCGCATCAGCCGCGAGGAGAAGGCGGCGCTGGGGCGGGCCATCGAGGACCGCTTCGACGCCGAGCGCGACCGCAGCTACGACGACGAGCGCTGGGGGCTCGTCGCCTGACTCAGGCGTCGGTCCCGGAGGCCCCCTCCGCCACCTCGGCGACCTCGACGGTCACCTCCTCGCCGGGGACGCCGACGCGGACGAACTGGGTGCGGACGTGGTCCGTCGCCGCCTCGACGGCGGCCTCGCGGGTCTCGAAGCCCCGCGGCATGGGCGACTCGAAGGCGACCTGGACCTCGCGGTCGCCGAGCCGCTGGGTCTGCCCGCCGCTCTCGACCTCGTAGAAGGCGTCGCAGACCCAGACGTAGGGGGCGTCGTCGTCGGGCGCGCCGCGGAACGCCGGCGGGTCCTCGCCGGGTTCGAACAGCGTCCCCGTCAGCTCGGTGCCGCGAGCGGACCCCCGGATGTGGAGCATACGCCGCCTAGGGCGCAGTCGGGAAAAAGCGTGTCGCGGCGGCTACCCCATCGCGATGTACGTCTGGGTGTTCTCGACGCCGTCGAGGTCGCGGATGGACTTGGCGATGTCCTTGACGTCGGCCGGGGAGTCGACGTCGACCTTCGCGATGATGTCGACGTCGCCGGCGACGATGTGCGCCGAGACGACGCCGTCGACGGTCTCGGTCTCGTCCCGCAGGCGGTCGGCGTCGCCGGTGTGGGCCTTCACCATGATGTAGGCGACGACCATCCTCAGACACCTCCCCTCGCGACGGCCTGGCCTGATTCACCCACGATGATCTGTTCGACGTCCTGGAGGACGCTGAAGTCCGCGATGACGACGAGGCGGTCGCCGGCGGCCAGCGAGACGTCCGCGTCCGGGAGCCGCAGCGGCCCGTCGTCCTTGCCGAACGCGAGGACCCGCGAGTCAGCGGGGAGCTCCAGCTCCGAGAGGGTGTACCCGCGCATCGGCGAGTCCGGGGTGACCGTCAGCTCGACGAGCTGGAGGTTGTAGGCGATGTCGGCGACGGCGCGGACGTTCCCGCCGACGAGGGCGTTCTTCGCGGCGATGGCGCCCAGCCGCTCGGGATAGATGACCTCGTCGACGTCGGAGGCGTACTTCCGGACGACGTACTCGCGGTAGTCGTCGTCGACCCGGAGGACGGTCCGGCAGTCGTGGGCCTTCGCGATCATGCAGGCGACGAAGTTGGTGACGAGGTCCCCGGAGACCGCGGCGAGGCCGTCGGCGTCGTCGAGACCCAGGTCTAGCAGCGTCTCCTCGTCGCCGCCGTCGCCGTGGACGACCTCGAAGCCCTCCTCCTCGAGCCGTTCGACCTTCGGTTCGTCCGGTTCCACCAGGACGACGTCGTGGCCCTCGTCGCGGAGCACCCGCGCCGTCCGCATCCCGACCCGGCCGGCACCGACGATAACGAATCTCATGCAGTGCCCTACGACGACCGGCCCCAATAATGTTACTCCGTAGCACAATCCGGTCCCGGGCAGACCGCCGACGGCCCGGCGGGGGTCGTCCGCGTCGCGGCGTCGGCACCGGGTCCCGTCCCGGGAAAGTTTTTTCGCAGGTCTCTGCGAAGTGCTACCATGGTTCGTGCGTTCATCATGGTCAAGGCGGACACGGGACACGCCGAGGAGTTGCTGGAGCGGATCCGCGGCCTGGAGCAGGTCGTCGAGGCCAACGTCGTCGCCGGCGACTTCGACGTCATCGTCGAGGCCGCCGACGAGGAGGTCTACGACGTCATCAACGCCGTGGCGACGCGGATCCGGAGCTTCGACGAGGTGAGCGACACGAAGACGTACGTCTGTCTGGAGTGACTACTCGTAGCGGTCGCACCGGCCTGGAACGACGGAGCAAAGGGCCCGGGCGACCAACCGGTCGACATGGTCACCCTGTTCGAAGCCGCGGGGCTGCTCGTCCTCGTCGGCCTCAACACGGGCATCGCGGCGGTCTGCACCCGGGTGTTCCGGGTCCGGCTGGAGACGCGGTGGGGCGGGGCGCTGTACACGCTGCTGCTCACCCCGGTCGTGCTGACGGTCGTGACGCTGGTGCTGGGGCAGGTCTTCGGGCCGAACCTCGGCAGCCCCGCCACGGTCGTCGGCGTCACCATCCTGCTGCCGCTGACGCTCGGCATCGCCTTCGACTACTTCTGGATGCCCCACCCGGACGAGGTCGAGGTCCCGGACACGCTCTGACTACTCCGTCCAGGGCTCCTCGACGCTCTCGCCGAAGAGCTCCCGCATCAGCACGACGACGCTCTCCGGCGGGAACTGCCCGCGTTCGGTGACGATGGCGTCGACGTGCCGCGGCGGCGTCACGTCGAAGGCCGGGTTGGCGACCTCGATCTCGCCGATGTCGGCGCGATCGTCCTCGGTGATGACCTCCACGTCGTCGCGCTCCTCGATCTCGACGGCGCCGCCGGTCAGCGTCTTCGGGTGGAGCTTGATCGACTGGGCGGCGACCATCACCGGGACGCCGCGGTCGCGCGCCGAGACGGCCAGGCCGGCGGTGCCGATCTTGTTGACGACCGACCCGTCGGCGGCGATGCTGTCGGCGCCGACCAGCAGGTGGTCGACGTCGTCCATGTAGCGGTGGGCCGCGTTGTCGACGATCAGGGTGACCGGCACGCCGAGTTCGCGGAGCCGCTTGGCGGTGATGTGGCCCTGATTCCTGGGTCGGGTCTCCTTGACGACCGCCTCGACCTCGGTCCCGCGCTCGACGGCGGCCTCGACGCAGGCCAGCGCGTCCGTGGAGTGGCAGTGCGTCATCACCACGTCCCCGTCGCGGAGCCGCCCGGCCCCGATACGGCCCAGTTGCTCCTGGGCGTCCTCGAGGTCCGCACGGAACTCGTCGACCCGTCGTTCGACGGACCGTTTGAGGGCGGCCACGGACTCGCCCTCCATGCCGGTCAGGACGTACCGGAGGGCGTTCGGAAGGCTGACCGCCGTCGGGCGGGTGTCGTGTAGTTCGCGCGCGGCGGTGCGCATCTCGGTCCTGAACGCTTCGGGATCGTCCGCATCGGATTCGGCGGCCTGGGCGCCCAGCGCGGCCGCCGCCTCGTCGGCGATCGTCGCCGCGCCCCGGGTCTCCATCTCCGCGATCTGCCGCGCCGTCTCCCGGACCTCGGGGTGTACCGCCGGCGATTGAACCATGCCGGTGGTTGGCACGGCGACCCTAAAAGCGTCGCGCCGCGGTCGTCGACCGAAAGCGCCGGCCTGCCGAGCCGCGTCAGCCCTTCAGCGTCTCGTAGGCCTCGTTGACCTTCCGGAACGCCTCCTCGTCGCCGCCGCGGTCCGGGTGGACCTCCTTGACCTTCTCGCGGTAGGCGCGCTGGACCTCGGCCTCGTCGGCGGTCCGGTCGAGGCCGAGCCGGCGGTACGCCTCAGCCGGGCTCATCGCGCTGGCGGGCTCGGCGCCGGGCCCTCGCCGGCCGCCCCGCTGCTGTCGCTGCCGCGCCTGCTGCCGTCGCTCCCACCGTTCTCGGGCCTGCTGTCCCCTGGCCCCCTCGAACCCCTCACGCGGCGCGGCGCCGAACCCGCCGCGCTGGCGCCGCTCGCCCGGGTTCGAACGGCGCTGGGTCCGCCGGATGCGCTCCTTCAGGGCACCGGAGGATTGGTACCAGAAGGCGTAGGTCGCGGCGCCGAGCGGGAGCGCGACGACGAACAGCACCGGCTCGCGGAAGGCGACGCTCACCAGGAGGACGACGGCCGTCATCCCGGCGAAGACGCCGGTGAGCCCCAGGACCAGGCGGTCTCGCTGCACACCCCGGCGTAGGGGGCGAGAGCACGTAAGGCTCCGGGATTTATCCGGCTCGCGACCGAAGTGTGCGTATGAGTGTCGAGGGCCTCTGTGCGATCTGTGAGAACAGCACCGCCGACCACGGCTGCGACCTCTGCGGGCGGATGGTCTGTGAGACCCACTACGAGACCCCCGCCGGCGTCTGCGTCGAGTGCGGGTCCGGCAGCGGCGGCCAGCCTACGGGTGGCGGCGAGAAGCAGGACCGCCCCGACGGCGTCGACGAGCACCAGTTCTGATCCCGGGTTCCCGCCCGACGCTCTCGTCGCTTCGCCGGCTTCCGGTCGGACCCCCGCCAGCTATCACGCCGGCTCCGTCTCGTGCCGCTCGACGGCGACGGGGTCCTCGCCCGGTATCTCGATCTCGATCCGGGTGGGCACCGCCGCGAACGTCTCGTAGTGGTCGCCGCCGGGGTCGATCGCAATCTGTGAGGCGATCAGGTCGG includes:
- a CDS encoding helix-turn-helix domain-containing protein translates to MIARLARQLGKEERDLQVLEAVLEHQPIGITRIARETDIDEHKARYSLRMLENDGLIEPTPDGAVATDDVEERVREINDGLDDLIDQMESLKDLDG
- a CDS encoding arsinothricin resistance N-acetyltransferase ArsN1 family B, which translates into the protein MSDLRLRVAAPDDAAAVADIYRPYVEETAVTFEEAPPDAADVSDRIETKLETFPWFVAERDGRVVGYAYASKLRDRPAYRWSAELSVYVDGEDRGSGVGSALYRALLATLEQQGFESAYGVVTVPNPESVGFHESFGFERVALFPEVGYKLGEWHDVAWYEHALGERSDDPDDPTPFGECREAPWLRDVLSSVADGADSAG
- a CDS encoding DNA double-strand break repair nuclease NurA → MTLDPVHFDGIAQMAGRISQRVDATDHEAFADTVFEEFLDPLWYDGRRVVEPLGELRRRRVDLEDAALQEAPFPTQHGLDSGTINPTTFTNGLVLDVAQAAMAAVPSDLDLHRGRTVVATVHSNDATVDCEEEDWTVFDGGYSRGRILQAPHVNRYEEAVVHALSLYLAEVEHARTNADVVDDLLILDGPIYPKGLLAWSDRHPELADLLVEEERPRDVVAGYIDLVETFADRGVPLVGFVKNSASKAITRAVRNKERAPWVNDAAFFRRVLERTDDEDERLTDHLTFTNWFVSRCGVDEPLSIDGDALGIDRERDPEDYEVTFCCIYDPRDDLVFRVEAPAVFTRDAELREALTMQLLRDVAHERGPPLAVEKADELARISREEKAALGRAIEDRFDAERDRSYDDERWGLVA
- a CDS encoding DUF7113 family protein; translated protein: MLHIRGSARGTELTGTLFEPGEDPPAFRGAPDDDAPYVWVCDAFYEVESGGQTQRLGDREVQVAFESPMPRGFETREAAVEAATDHVRTQFVRVGVPGEEVTVEVAEVAEGASGTDA
- a CDS encoding Lrp/AsnC family transcriptional regulator: MVVAYIMVKAHTGDADRLRDETETVDGVVSAHIVAGDVDIIAKVDVDSPADVKDIAKSIRDLDGVENTQTYIAMG
- a CDS encoding potassium channel family protein yields the protein MRFVIVGAGRVGMRTARVLRDEGHDVVLVEPDEPKVERLEEEGFEVVHGDGGDEETLLDLGLDDADGLAAVSGDLVTNFVACMIAKAHDCRTVLRVDDDYREYVVRKYASDVDEVIYPERLGAIAAKNALVGGNVRAVADIAYNLQLVELTVTPDSPMRGYTLSELELPADSRVLAFGKDDGPLRLPDADVSLAAGDRLVVIADFSVLQDVEQIIVGESGQAVARGGV
- a CDS encoding Lrp/AsnC ligand binding domain-containing protein; the protein is MVRAFIMVKADTGHAEELLERIRGLEQVVEANVVAGDFDVIVEAADEEVYDVINAVATRIRSFDEVSDTKTYVCLE
- a CDS encoding ribose 1,5-bisphosphate isomerase — translated: MVQSPAVHPEVRETARQIAEMETRGAATIADEAAAALGAQAAESDADDPEAFRTEMRTAARELHDTRPTAVSLPNALRYVLTGMEGESVAALKRSVERRVDEFRADLEDAQEQLGRIGAGRLRDGDVVMTHCHSTDALACVEAAVERGTEVEAVVKETRPRNQGHITAKRLRELGVPVTLIVDNAAHRYMDDVDHLLVGADSIAADGSVVNKIGTAGLAVSARDRGVPVMVAAQSIKLHPKTLTGGAVEIEERDDVEVITEDDRADIGEIEVANPAFDVTPPRHVDAIVTERGQFPPESVVVLMRELFGESVEEPWTE
- a CDS encoding J domain-containing protein, with the translated sequence MQRDRLVLGLTGVFAGMTAVVLLVSVAFREPVLFVVALPLGAATYAFWYQSSGALKERIRRTQRRSNPGERRQRGGFGAAPREGFEGARGQQARERWERRQQARQRQQRGGRRGPGAEPASAMSPAEAYRRLGLDRTADEAEVQRAYREKVKEVHPDRGGDEEAFRKVNEAYETLKG